The segment GCTCCACCATGTGGGTCGCCATCGACGGCGAGAAGGCTCTCCAGGTGCGCCGGCTCCGGTGGAAGTTCCGCGGCAGCGAGAGGCTGGACCTCCCGAGCGGCCGCCGCATCCGTGTCACGTGGGACCTCCACGGCTGGCTCTTCTGCCCGGACGCGGCCGCCGTCTTCGTCCTCCGGTTCGAAACCTCTGACGACGCGGACGACGAGGACGACgtggacgaggacgacgacgacggcggcggcgccagccCGCACGTGCAGAGGCAGAGTTCTTTCAGTTTCAGGAACCACCACCAGGCAcacggcggtggcggcgagaGCTGGTACAGCAGCGACAGCGATAGGAGGGGGTGGAGGCGCGGTCCGTTCAGGTCGGGCTCGGACACATCGCCGTCAGTGTCGGTGGCGTCGACGTCCGCCGCGTCGTCGGCCGGCAGCGTGGCCACGGTGTCGGAGTGGGCGGCcgcggaggaggcggcggcggcgctcaagGACGGCGGTGGGTTCTCCCTCGTCGTCCAGCTCTGGAAGAAGAGGAGATAGTGGTAAGTGCGTCGCCGCCAATCCATTGCACTGCCTGCCGAGCATTGCATGGAAGAAGTAGAAGATCGTAGATCGATCTCGCTCGTGCTTGGAATTTGGAAACCAATGCATGTCGGAGCGGAgaggaaagattttttttttttggttgtcAAACTGGATGATGAACAATCTGCGAGTAAAGTAAAGCTTTGATCTGTCGTGCTTTTTCTGTATGCGAGTCGGTCCATAAAATGGCAACGAATTCAAAACATGGCGATTTGATCTGATTTTATTTTGCCTATTTAATTCAATTGAGATTATATACAAATGAGCTATCACGGGCACACTTCGAGTTTATACCAAAAGGGAATGGATATTGTTTGTGATACAGCTTTAAAACCTTCTGCCATAAGTCGTTTTTGTAGCAGTGCATTAGCTTTGTTATTTGGATTGCCCTTGACTCCGTCACAAGCACAAGTTGTGCTGTGACTGAGAAAAAGTCAAGAGCTACGACCGGTGCATTAGCGGCGCGTTGCTCTAATTGCAAAGTAATTTCCCCCTCAAGCTCATTTGCACATGCCTGATTCACCTCTCGCTTGTCTTTATTATACTTCATCATCCATCTTAAAGAAATCAATTTCTAAAATCACAGTAAGTCAAACTATTTTAGATTtaactattttttttagaaaaagatAACAACATATATGTAATTAAATAgatacactatgaaaatatacttCATAATATATCTAGCAATGGTAATTTGGTGCCATAAATATCGGTGCTTTTTATCTGTAAAATTTGACAAGACTTAAAATAGtttgatttaatttttttaGCATTTTAGACACTAAGAGATATTTAAATTATAACTTGGACTTTGGTATGTAGTGGAAACATTTATCCAGAATAGTGGCATTAGGTTTAGAGTTCTAAGGTTCTTTAACATTCACTACATTAAAAGAGGCCTGACGATACAATAAGCGACCTAGTTGTGGCTATGGGTGCAAGGGAGCGGAGGTAAGGCAACGCACCGCTAACTATGGGGCaatgcaagattggtgaatgGGCAGTGTCGAGCCAGGGATGAGAGGAAGCCATTGGATTAGTGTGGGAAGTGGTAGTGAGCAAGACTTAGCGGCGGTGATGTAGATTGGCACTAGGATGAGAGGAAGTTAAGATCTCCCCGTTTTGGGTAGTTCTACTCCCTGATTCTTCACCTCTGCTCCTTGATTCTTTGATGGAGTCATTCCATTGGATTTCTAGAACTAGGTTGGAGAGCTGATAAGAATTGATTCTCTATTGATCCCTACCAGAATATGACAAGGAGTAGAGTGAAGCAGATTTTTTATAGTTCCCAACTTCTAGTGTAAATGAAGAAGTGATGATCTCCTGATCCTCACCGGAATCAGTTGACATTTTGGAGCATTTGGCTTGTTGGGAGTGATTCTCTTTTTAAAATGTTGAAGCTAGAGCTCTCCCAAATGGCCCCTAAACTTAGAAGTAGAGAGAGTGTTCCTTTGGCGCCTATAGAGAAGATACTCAGGGTGCTGAATGGAGAAAAAAGATAAGACAACATCTATTAGATGGAGAATCAAGGGCTCGTATTGGTTGCATGACAAAAATTTCATTTTTTCAGACACAAAAAATATAAGATCTGAAAATGTTGCTCCAATCGCTCGTAAATACATGGTGTCCGAGGATTTAAGGCCAATTAAGGAAGGtaagaaaaagtcaaatgtaTCCCCACATCAAAGTAAAGCGTTACAATCTTTGATTTGATTGGCCCCAATATGAGGAAAGACAGAGGTGGGAGAGATACATTATAATGATTTTTTTTGGCGAATCATTATAATGAATTAGTTTACGCTAAACCCATTACATTTATGGGTTCAAACTTCAATCATCTGATCATCTCTTATACTATTTGGAAGTAAGTACTCGCTCCATGTCTCTAAAGAATATCGTTTTCGACATCAACATGGTCTAGAAAAAACAACTTTGACCACTACTTTTTGCTATAAAATATTTATAGAATATAGTCGATAACTTTTATAAAACTATATTTCAAGATGAGTCTACTTACATCAATTTCATACTTTCAAATTTAAgctgaaaatatttatttgtagctaaattttaaaatatttaaCTTAAAACAACCTGAAAACAAATTTCTTTACAAACATAGAGTACCTCTCAGCTACGTACTGCATCATCCAAAATGCGGCACCTGTCAGAACCTTTTCCGTGAATGAAGCGTAAAAGGACACTGTTAATTTTTTCCCCCTGCAATGTCGCTCGCAGTCGCAGTTTGCTAGTGATGGCGTATTACGTGCGATCGCCGTCATCTGTGATTATTAGTAAAATTCACTTCCGCGTATAGAGATAGAGAGATGTCGACACTCTACGTCAAaagattttaaattttttttggctGTACACACTCAACAGCGACATGATATACTACCCTTTTTCTGGCTTTCTCGAACGACAGAGATGCCGCCGGCTGCATATGCATATGTATATTGCCCTACGTCCACCGTCGATATTCAAATCCGATGGTCTGTTCCACGGGTCCTCCAGTCCCGGACAAAACAACACCCAAACCCTATTTGATCCGCAGTTCGCAGCGGGCGATTTCCTATTTTGGCCTTCTTTAGTTCTGATTTGtaagatactgtagcattttatgtttttatttggtaattattgttaaaTTAtggactaaggtcttgtttagacctAAAAAGTTATTGGATTTTGatattatagcacttttatttttatttgacaaaaattgttcaatcataaagtagattttgacactgtagcactttcgtttttatttaacttaCTAGGTagcatgcccgtgcgttgctacgggataactaATAATTTGTATTAAAAACATACGGATCGcacaataagataataatactataaaaaaataaatattcaaAAATAAAGTTTGTGAAATTACAGTCATGAAGAGCACAGATAACATCATTTGAAGTCCTCCCATGAATAACGAAGACTGGCCGACAGCGCGTGGCACGGTGGGCGGATCCAGCGTGCCTGCAGCTGAGATGCATTTGGCTGAGATGCGTTTGGCGCAAGGCGCGGATCGAGAGGAGGAAGAGAGACCAGAAATTGCGCGTGTTTCCTATAATATGCGGCGTGAGGCACGGGTCGCAGGTCAGGAGCGGCAGGCTGACGAAAACCAAAACCGCACCAAAAAAAATATCCCAgttttagtctttttagttgtaggagatattatttaatcataaagtaactaggcttaaaagattcgtctcgtaatttataaAGAAACGatgcaattatttttttatttatatttaatgcttcatgtatgtgtcggaagattcgatgtaacaaaaaatcttaaaagtttttgggttttggattgaactaaacaaggccttagtttgaaAGTTGCAACTGCAAAGCAAGTGTCGGCTTCCATGGCTTCTTCCTCCCCTTCCCGTCTGACCACGCGGAGGCGGGCGACCGGCGAGAGTGAACGCGCGACCGGACCGGACCGCCCCCTGCGCCGTGGCATACTGCTCGTGCTTTGCTCCCTCCCTCCCGTTCCCCGGTCTGCGAGGTGGATGCTTCACCACCGGCACCGGCAAGTACGCGGTGTCAGTGGCAGTGCCGTTGACGATGCCGCGGAAAACACCGAGGGGCGAGGGGGCCTCGCGTCACGTCGCGCCGGCCGCTGCGGCGTGGGCTTCCGGAGCTGGTGGTGGGCCGGCAGTGTAGGAGGAGGTGGGCTCCTGGGCGGCGCGCGGTGCGGGCTGATTCGGCGGAGTCCGCGGACTGGATCTGCGTGCACTGCGCGGGATCTCGGAACCGCGTGTCCGGGCGCACGCCCCCGGGTGTGGCTGGGCTGCCGCGTGCGCCGACTCGGGCCGTCACGTCACGCACTGCCTTGGGCCTTGGCGTTTAGCCGGGCCGAGGGCAACGTGCCCGGCACTTGCGGCGGCGCCCGAACGTTCGGTGCTGACAACTCGGGGGGACATCGTTGATCGATCACACGACAAATGTGAAGAGACCCTGATTCCACCGACGAGCTCACTGCacgacgccggcgccggcgccggcgccagcgCGGCAGGAGGACCTGCTCTGCTGGCGTCAACGCCACGCCTACGCCCTGCCGGCAACTTTTGCACTTGTGGCCAAGCTCAGGTAGCTGGCCCGTGTCCACCACGCTTCGTCTACTCGTTGTCAAGGcgttttaaaattttttcaagatttctcgttacATTAAACCTTGCAACGCATAACTGAAGTAttcaatataaataaaaaataactaatttatACAATTTTATCTAAAATTTACAAGACGATTTTTTTAAAACTTAATTATTCTACaattactaaatataaataaaaatgttatgATAGACAAAATCAAAAATTTTCGCGAAGTAAAGAAAGGCTAACATCGCTGCGCGTAGGGACACGGCCGAACGGGCGGTCAGCGGTACAGGACCAGAGTGATCGACGGGCATGCATTAAACTCCGCCGGAGAATGCGTTGCATTGCATGAGGGAGGTGGTGTGGATGAGCAGAGATCAGACCAGAGTGACGGGCACCCACGACACGACGGACGGACGTGGAGCTGAACATGTACCCGCTGTTCCTGTTGGAGAGCGAGCGTCGGTGGGTGGGTGGGTGTGGGTGCGTGCATCCGAGTACAAGCACAATGCCATGCCACCCCCCATACCTGGAGTAGTAGTACGTGATTAATTAGTACAAGGACACTTTCCCTGTCCTTGTGATTGACCACAACGTCATCTGCACAGTGTGCAGGTGCAGGCGGCGATCTCGGTAGGAGGAGGGGAAAAAAAAGAGCGCGAGCCAGCCAGCGAATCATTGCTGGACGCGCGCGGGGGGCTGAACTGTGGCTGGCGGCTGGCGCGACCGCGTCAGCTGGAAAGGCCTGTCCGATGTCCCATGGCCAtgggggcgggcgggcgggcggcacGTTCCAGCTCCAGTTCCGCCGCGGCATACATTGGTCAGCTGGCTGCCGCCGATGGATCAATGATGATTCGTTCCGGTGGCCGGCAGGGGGACAAGTGCGGAAAAAGGCGCTGTCCGGTGTCCACACAAAAGCAAGAAAGCCCATGCCCCCATCAGCATCCGTGATTACCCtttgccgccgccgcgcgctttGGCCTGCCCCGGGTGCCCAAACCCACCAGACCAGAGGCCTGAGCGTACCAGCGTCAGTGCGTCACACGTTCTTCAAGCTGCCACGCCGATTCGATTCTCTCCAGCACTGCCACTAGTTTTTAAGCGGATACTACTGGACAATCCGGTCAAGGTGACGGTGTGACGCTAGCTGCTTGCTGTACGTGCAAACGTGCAGTCCGTCGTCTCGACGCGCGCGGGCATTACCGCAGGGGTCATCGGAGTCAACCACGATTACAGCTGCCGGTCCGGTCGGGTCAACCAGCATTTGCAGCCTTGCCGGTCCAGGGCGGGGAGCGCCACTATAAAACGACGCGTTCGTACACCGCAAGTGCGCCGTCCCACTCGACCCACTGCCACCCCACCTAGTAGTAGTACTAGGtgcactaaggtcttgtttagttccgaaaaatttttggatttcgatacAGTagaactttcgtttttatttgacaaatattatccaatcattaactaactaggatcaaaagatttgtttcgcgatttacagacaaactgtgtaattagtttttattttcgtctatatttaatgcttcatgcatgtgccgtaagattcgatgtgacagggaatcttaaaaactttttggatttcggggtgaactaaacaaggcctaaggctctcaatgcatagtttcatgacacagttaccaagatataaactaggtaaccgagccataggAGTTTTATGGGTatgaaactcttgtggctcggttacctagtttatagtcttggtaactgtgtcatgaaattatgcattgagactggtctaATGGACTAGTGCTGTTCTACAGAAATTCTAGCGTTCCAAAGTGTACAAGAATCATAGAGCAGAAAGAATTCCTGGCCaaatttgttactttaatttataTAATCCGGAATGATTCTTGGCCTCGTAATGCCTTGACCGAACGGAATGATTAGTGGTTGCATTCAATCACCACTCTTCCAATCCCTAGCATCGCCAAGCGTATGTGCGCTGGGCTTCGATGCTTGCAAGTGCAGCCTACTCCTATGTGTTACTTCCTCCGTTctcaaatactgctatttctagcagaTTTTAGACAGATTAGGAcattcacaatgcaagactctatcacagagtccaaaacaagtaattacatattatttatggtattctgctgatgtggcagcatatttattgaagaaagaggtagaaaaaataagactccaagtcttatttagactctaagtctacattgttcgaggtaataaataactttagactctacgatagagtctgcattgtgagtgcccttagggcactcacagtgcaagactctatcacagagtccaagacacttaattacatattatttatgatattttgctgatgtggcagcatatttattgaagaaagaggtagaaaaaataagactccaagtcttatttagactccaagtccacattgttcgaggtaataaataactttagactctatgatagagtctgcattgtgagtgcccttagtgtGACAAACAAAAGACTATTCTACCCTTAATTAATTTAGGTCccaccatttaatcatgcacgttaagccatgattctctggttccaacgagCTGTATTTAATGTCAACTGAATAGACTCAACCAATTATCATGCGCCAAAGTACTACTCcctagaagaaattaaatgaGTTGATGAACCACGCAAGTTCCGAAGATAATTAATGGGCTGGTGGActgagtactccctccatccacgaaagagtcaatttctagaattgtcctaagtcaaactttttaaactttgaccaaatttctagaaaaaaatgctaagatttatagtatcaaattagtattattagattcatcatagaatatattttcatataatgtgtattttatattatagatgttgttactcttttctataaatttagtcaaactttaaaaagtttgactgtcacggatcctaggaattgattctttcggagacggagggagtatgctagtagaaatagcagtatttttggacaaatttttctcctagaaatagcagtatttagaGACGGAGTGAGTACAATGCGTTGGTGCTGGATCCAAAGACGAGGAAAAAGACGAATGCATTCCAAGTTGGTGTTGGATCACTCGCCCAGAGAGAATATGAATGGATGGATCGATGCCAAACAGCAAGAGTCACGTCGTTGATCACAACCTACTACTCCTATGATTAACCACCAAACAGTGCTGGCAACTGGCAACAAACACAAAACAGTACTAGCTCCATCGGCCCACTGGATGATGATTATCACTAGAGCCTAGCAGAATTAGTACCAACAACCGGAATTTAAAACCCGAATCAATTAACCACGGTAAGTActactctctctcttttttttaacaaattactACTCCTAGCTAGTAGGCACGCACTACTACTAGCAAAGATTCAAATAATAATATGCACAGAGTTGTTTAGTAAAAGTAAGGTAAGAAGACTGTAATAAAAGAAGATAATGTTCTGGAGAAGAAACGGGGCCGTTTACGTGGTGGACCCCGACGACGTTGACGTCGAGGCGTctgccagcggcggcggcggtggggagGCGGACAGCGGCCGGGGCATCGTGAGGTTCTTGCGCCGTCCGCCCACGGAGAGGGACCGGAAGAACGTCCTCGGGCGCGGCGGCGCGGACGCGGACGCGGACGAGGCCTCCTGCTGGCGCGCGGAGCGGCTCCGGACGCCGCCACTGCCCTTCCCGGTGGCGGAGGCGGTGGATGGGGCGCGGCCGCGCACGACGGCGCGGCCGTTGCCCGGGATGACGCAGGTGAAGACGACCCCGATCTTGGCGAGGCGGTTGACCCAGCGCGGGATGCGTGCGCGGCCGGCGACGAGGCGGCGGCACGCGGCGTCGCAGAAGTGGTTGCAGTTGCGGGACACCAGGTTGTAGGCGTCCCCGGGGAAGTCGGCGGCGAGGTCGGACATGAGCGCGCGCACCTCGGCGCGGCTCAGCTCCGTCGTGCCCACTAGCACCGACTCCCGGAACGTGTAGCCCGGGCACCGACGCGGCACCACCTCGAAGATCCCGCTGCTCGCGCCGTCGTGCGCGCCGTACGCGTACTCCACCCCGTGAACTGCAGCAGCAGCCAGTCGTCAGCacagagggagggagggagggagggagggaaggaGGGAGGGGGACACGCGGGCGGCTGCCTGGTGAACAGAACGTGCCTTGCACGCCGGAGTGGTAGACGCCGAGGCCGAGCCACCGGGCGTAGCCGTTGGCGGGGGTGACGTCGTACACGTTGAGGAAGACGGggctcgacgacgacggcgcctcgcccgcgcccgcgcccgcgccgcgctgctgcagctgctgctgccgcgtTGCCCGCACCGTCGGAGTGGAGCCCGCCGAGGAGCCCATCAATCCGCCTCGCCGCCGCGTCTCCCGTCGCGTCGGCGGCCGGCACCGCTCCCCCGCGCCGCGCGCGCTTGCACGGCGAATTTCACAAGTAGCTAAGCTAGCTACCTACCTTGTGCGCGGCTGGCACTGGTCGCCCGCCCGGCTGGCGAGACAAGGTGGGGCGGGGGCGGAGGGTGGGGGTGGCGCAACTCGCGCCCCGCACGCGCGCACCCCGGCACCCGCGCCGCGAGGCCGCGACCCGCCTTGGTGAATACCACGACTGAATGGTGACTgggccgccgcgccgcgccgcgccgcgcccgtACCAGGCAGGAGCTGTAGGAACAGCGAAAATCCCGCGCTGGGCGTCGTCGCCCTGAATTCCCCTGCTCGTTTTGCTGGGGGGATGCGAATGAGTGTGCCGGATGCGCGCGCGCGCTTGCTTTAATTGGCAGTGCGCGCTTGGAATAGGGAGAGAGCGCATGGACACTGCTGATACGCAAGTTTGTTTGGTGCAGTTGCAATCGATGTTTGCTTCCACAAGAATGATGTCTGGGACGGGAAGGAAGGAAGGGGTACATCACTCATTCTTTCTTTTCCCTttcttttatcttttgtatttgtACATACTAGTATATAATATATGTGGGGGCACACTGCATTTTATGATGAACCGATTTCAGACTTTCGGTGAAGTGACTGACCTCGTCTGGTCATATGCTACCGTGCTACGTACTCTAAAAAATTTTTAGTTCGAGATAttctagtatttttgtttgtttgtgacaaatattatacaattatgaactaagtaggctcaaaaggttcatctcgcgatttacagacaaactatataattagtttttatttttgactatatttaatgcttcatgtatgtgccgcaagattcaatttgACGAAGAATttcgaaaagtttttgatttttggggccttgtttagttcccaaaaaattttacaaaatttttcagattccccgtcacatcgaatttttagacgcatgcatggagtattaaatatagatgaaaataaaaactaattacatagtttggtcggaattgacgagacgaatcttttgagcctagttagttcatgattagataatatttgtcaaatacaaacgaaagtgctacagtgcctgttttgtaaaaaaaatttgaactaaacaaggccaagtccAAACTCAGACTCAATCTCGACCTGCTTTAAATGGAAAATGGAAAAATTACTTGTCTCTGTTACTCGTAAACTGCCGGCATAGTTCATGATCCGCTGCAATCCATGCATGGTACATACATGGCTGACTATAGGTTTATCTAGATAAAACTATAACTTAGTCACACAAGATCTAATGAGCATAAATTTTTTTGCAACATCTCAAGCATTCAAATGATTAGCCCGTCGTAAAACTTTCACCATATTGAACAATAGAAACTATATttatgaattaattatagaaatatTTAGGTTTAAAACTACAATAAAAAATGTGTActaaaatatattatatcatATGTTTACTATGTAGATCTGCTCTTGTGAAGTTCAACAAAAAGTTCATGCTCATTAGGTCATGTATGACTGAGTTATACATTTAATTTTGTTTAAAAACTATTTAACAAACATAAAGCTAGATAAATCTATAACTCAACCATatatgatctaatgagtatgaaatttttactacaaCTCAAGCATGTAATGATTaccctaccataaaaattttaccacgaTTGGACCAAAAGGAACCATAACTATGAGTTAATTACATAAAAATATAGATCTAAacttacaacaaaaactttatgcTAAAGCATAGTATATCACATGtttactgtgtagatctactcacgtGAAGTTCAACATAATTAGATTttacattttatgattttttttgtggTTTACATGAATGTTTAAAGGTTCAATCAAAATAAacataaaagaaaaaagtgagtgATTTTAAGAGATGAGGGAGAAATTATTTCTGATTTAGAGTTGACAAAGAAAAAACTGATTTTCGTGATAGTTCCAAATGAAGTTTTCCCCtttggccaagcaggaggcgTTGTGGAAGCTGCTCCATGGCCCATGGGCGTCATGGAGGATTTGAGGGCATCGGGTGAATGTGCACTCGCTGCTAGGTCTAAATTCGAATAGCTCCGTTTTTTTTTCAGATTCAGATTCAAATACGGATAGTATCAGTCATGTCGGATAGGATATGATTGATATTAACATCATAAATATGTCATTTGAGTATTCATATATGGATACAATATCGAATGTTGAATATCCAGACTTGGATACGAACAAATTTGAACTCCTCTAAACAGATTCAGTCTTGAGTACGCGGACCCCAGCTTGAGTTCTTCTTTTAACCCATCAAAGAAGGTTTTCGAGAAAAATATACCTACCGTTTTCATCCTAGGTAAGtatcttgggccttgtttagttccaaaatattttgcaaaatagacattgtagctttttcgtttgtatttgacaaatattatccaatcatggactaactaggctcaaaagatttgtctcgtcaattccgaccaaactgtgcaattagtttttatttttgtctatatttagtacttcatgcatgtgtctaaagattcgatgtgacgggaaatctgaagaattttgcaaaattttttgggaactaaacaaggccttggtggtGCATACATTTGGCTTCCCCACGGCGCATTACAAACTCTAacctcttaggccttgtttagatatgattttttttaatttcgttactgtagcactttc is part of the Sorghum bicolor cultivar BTx623 chromosome 10, Sorghum_bicolor_NCBIv3, whole genome shotgun sequence genome and harbors:
- the LOC8076199 gene encoding uncharacterized protein LOC8076199 — protein: MPFPCFAAGARGGGDPSVAAAPSSSATSVYWTHLGGVTLTWSRAPIGLLLAAELRLAGDGGDDDTAPARFAFRPWLPWRRRGSKRFSAPGGRAVKFSWDLSRARFAATGRRPEPVSRYSLHVSVDGELALAVGDHASSAAGLLLSRRENAAVADDGRGEAYSTTVSVAGERHDVSLAVEGSTMWVAIDGEKALQVRRLRWKFRGSERLDLPSGRRIRVTWDLHGWLFCPDAAAVFVLRFETSDDADDEDDVDEDDDDGGGASPHVQRQSSFSFRNHHQAHGGGGESWYSSDSDRRGWRRGPFRSGSDTSPSVSVASTSAASSAGSVATVSEWAAAEEAAAALKDGGGFSLVVQLWKKRR
- the LOC8076200 gene encoding deSI-like protein At4g17486, whose product is MGSSAGSTPTVRATRQQQLQQRGAGAGAGEAPSSSSPVFLNVYDVTPANGYARWLGLGVYHSGVQVHGVEYAYGAHDGASSGIFEVVPRRCPGYTFRESVLVGTTELSRAEVRALMSDLAADFPGDAYNLVSRNCNHFCDAACRRLVAGRARIPRWVNRLAKIGVVFTCVIPGNGRAVVRGRAPSTASATGKGSGGVRSRSARQQEASSASASAPPRPRTFFRSLSVGGRRKNLTMPRPLSASPPPPPLADASTSTSSGSTT